Proteins from a genomic interval of Physeter macrocephalus isolate SW-GA chromosome 21, ASM283717v5, whole genome shotgun sequence:
- the LOC102995404 gene encoding LOW QUALITY PROTEIN: melanoma-associated antigen B10-like (The sequence of the model RefSeq protein was modified relative to this genomic sequence to represent the inferred CDS: substituted 1 base at 1 genomic stop codon), with translation MPRGQKSKRRAREKRSQARSEAQHLQDAQVPAAEEEESLSSPTPPLGGAKSQDEEKPSTSQASLSTDFSCRTAVDQKAILLAQFLLRKYNTREPITKEGMLKHVIRKYKEHFHEILKRASELMGLAFGIDVKEVDPTRHCYALVSKFQRTSDDRLRGEEIMPKNGLLMTILCVIFMKGNCATEEDIWEVLNVMGIYAGKKHFIHGKPKKLITKDLVQERYLEYRQVPNSDPPHYEFLWGPRAHAEISKIKVLEFLAKIHDTDPSAFPLLXDEALRDEEERARARLAAMLRIGAVASVRSGANFRGSFSHL, from the exons ATGCCTCGGGGCCAGAAGAGCAAGCGCCGTGCCCGTGAGAAACGCAGTCAGGCCCGGAGTGAGGCTCAGCATCTCCAAGATGCTCAGGTCCCTgcagcagaggaagaagagtcTCTCTCCTCCCCGACCCCTCCTCTTGGTG GTGCCAAGAGCCAAGATGAAGAAAAACCAAGCACCTCTCAGGCATCACTCAGCACTGATTTTTCCTGCAGAACCGCTGTAGACCAGAAGGCAATTCTGTTGGCGCAATTCCTGCTGCGCAAATATAACACGAGAGAGCCCATTACAAAGGAGGGTATGCTGAAGCATGTCATCAGAAAGTACAAGGAGCACTTCCATGAGATCCTCAAGAGAGCCTCTGAGCTGATGGGGCTGGCCTTTGGCATTGACGTGAAGGAAGTCGATCCCACCAGGCACTGCTATGCCCTTGTCAGCAAATTTCAGCGCACCAGTGATGACAGGCTGAGGGGTGAGGAGATCATGCCCAAGAACGGCCTCCTTATGACAATCCTCTGTGTGATCTTCATGAAGGGCAACTGTGCCACTGAGGAGGATATCTGGGAAGTACTCAATGTGATGGGGATCTATGCTGGAAAGAAGCACTTCATCCATGGGAAGCCCAAGAAGCTCATCACCAAAGATTTGGTGCAGGAAAGGTACCTGGAGTACCGCCAGGTGCCCAACAGTGATCCTCCACACTATGAGTTCCTGTGGGGCCCGAGAGCCCACGCTGAAATCAGCAAGATTAAAGTCCTTGAATTCTTGGCCAAGATTCATGATACGGACCCCAGTGCCTTCCCACTCTTGTAAGATGAGGCTCTGAGAGATGAGGAGGAGAGAGCCCGAGCCAGACTTGCAGCTATGCTTCGCATTGGTGCCGTGGCCAGTGTGCGTTCCGGGGCCAACTTCCGGGGCAGCTTCTCCCACCTGTAG